From Patulibacter sp. SYSU D01012:
CGCTTCGGCTGGTACCGCACGCTCGGCATCCGCGAGTCGCACCTGCGCCTGCGCGACCACGAGCAGGACGAGCTCTCCCACTACTCCTCGCGCACCGTCGACGTGGAGTACCTGTTCCCCATCGGCTGGTCCGAGCTGGAGGGCGTGGCGGACCGCGGCAGCTTCGACCTGACGCAGCACGCCCAGGGCGCCAAGACGAAGATCGAGGTGTACGACGAGGCGACGAAGGAGCGCTACGTCCCGCACGTCATCGAGCCCGCCGCCGGCGTCGGCCGCGCGACGCTGGCCTTCCTCGTCGACGCGTACGACGAGGAGGAGGTCGAGGGCGACGTCCGCACCGTCCTGCGCCTGCACCCGCGCCTGGCGCCCGTCAAGGTCGCCGTCTTCCCGCTCGTGAAGAAGGACGGCCAGCCCGAGCTGGCGCAGGAGGTCCGCGACCTGCTGCGCGCCGTCGGCCAGACCGAGTACGACGAGTCGGGGGCGATCGGCAAGCGCTACCGCCGCCAGGACGAGATCGGCACCCCCTGGTGCGTGACGATCGACCACCAGACGCTCGAGGACCGCACCGTCACCGTGCGCGACCGCGACAGCCTGGAGCAGACGCGCGTGGCCATCGACGACCTCGTCGCCCTCTTCGCCGGCCGCCTCGCCCAGCCCTGGACCTCGCCGAAGGGCGAGTAGCCGGCCCGCGGCGCGGCGCCCCGCGCCGCGCCACCGCCGCTCGGCGCCTCTCACATGTCGACCGTCGACCACCCCCGCTTCTCCGCCGTCTGGTCGTGGCTCATGCGGCGGGAGCCGGCGGCGCTCGCCCACGGTCGCCGACTCCTGCTGGACGGCGCCCGCGGGCGGGTGCTCGAGGTCGGGGCGGGCACCGGGGCGAACTTCGCGCACTACGGCGCCGGCGTGACCGAGGTCGTCGCGGTCGAGCCCGAGCCGTCGCTGCGCGCGCAGGCCGCGGCGGCCGCCGGGCGCGCGGCGGCCGGCGCCGGTCCGCGCATCACCGTCGCGGACGGCACGTTCGACGCGCTGCCGCCCGTCGCCCGCGGGCCGTTCGACGTCGTCGTCTGCTCGCTCGTCCTCTGCACCGTCCCGGACCTGGACAGCGCCCTGCGCACGGCCCACGCCGCGCTGCGCCCGGGCGGCGAGCTGCGCTACTACGAGCACGTGGCGGCGGACGGCCCGCTCGGCGCGCTGCAGCGGGCGGTCGACGCGACGTTCTGGCCCCGCGCGTTCGGCGGTTGCCACACGCACCGCGACACCGTCGGCGCGATCGAGCGGGCCGGCTTCGCCCGGGTGCGCCACCGCGACGTCCGCGCGGTGCCGGCGTGGGTGCCGCTCCCCGTCGCGCCGATGGCGCTCGGCGTCGCCCGTCGACCCGACGCCGCTCAGAGGTCGCGGTAGAGCCCGCGCGCGGCGGTCGCCGCCACCTCGATCGCGGCGTCCATGTCGCGCGAGGGGTCGGCGAGCAGGCGCAGCGCCATCCCGTAGCCGAACCCGAGCATGACGTCCGCGACGGTCTCGGGGTCCGCCACGAGCTCGAGGACGCCCTCGGCCTGCAGCTGCTTGCTGCGGGCGGCGATGGCGTCCGTCATCCCCTGCATCACCGACGCGAGCTCGTCCGCGATCTCGGGCGTGCGCTGCGCGAGCGTGTAGAGCTCGAGCAGCATGGTCACGAACTCCGGCTCGTGCTTGACCGTCGCCTGCAGCGAGCGCACCCACTGACCCACGAGCTCGTCGGCGGTGCGGGCCTTCTCGAGCTGCGCGGCCATCGCGGCGAAGCGCACCTCGGAGTCGCGCTTGGCGACCTCGACGAGCAGGCGCTCCTTCGAGCCGAAGTAGTAGTGCAGCAGGCCGCGCGAGACGCCGGCCTCGCGCGCCACGTGGTCGAACGTCGACCCCGCCACGCCGCGCCGCGCGACGCTCGTGCGCATCGCGTCCACGATGCGCAGCGCCTTGTCGGTCGCCAGCTGCCGCTTCGTGCCTTCGGTCGCCACGCGGGAGAGGATACCTGGCTGGCCAGCCAGCCGAGGAGCGGCGTCCCGCGGCCGGCCCGAACGCGGTCCGGCGCCCACGTGGGCGCCGGACCGGACGGGTGGGGCGCGCCGCCGGGGCGGCGCGCCGGATCAGCTGCCGGTGACCGGCGAGCTGGCGGTGCTGGACACCGCGCCGTTGCCGTTCTGCGACACCGTCGAGGACGTCGAGCCCACGGAGTAGTCGAGCTCCTCCTCCGGGCCGAAGACGAGGTCGAGCGCCTTCGAGCGCAGCGCGGGGACCGTGGCGACGGCCGTGCCGGCGCCGACGATGGCGAGGAGGAAGAGGCGGAGCTTGCCCTTCTTCTTCTTCGGGCCGGCGAGCTGCGACTTGGCGTCGAGCAGCGCGCTCGTGGCCTCGCGGACCTCGCTGTGGACCTTCTTGTCCTGCAGCAGGGCCTGCGGGTTGGCCGCCACCCGGGCGTAGGCCTTCTTCGCGGCCTCCGCCAGATCGCGCAGGTCGTCGTGCAGGTCCTCGTTGTTGATGAGGTTGCGGACCGCGTCCTCACGGGCGGCGATCTGCTTCGCCGCCTTCTTCGAGACCTTCTTCGACGCGGCGGTCGAGGCCTTCGTGGCCGCCGCCAGCTTCGCCGCCGACTTGGCCTGCTTGCGCATCTGCTTCTTGGACTGCGTCTTCAACGCCATGGTCCTCCGTTCCGGGGTGATGAGGCCGAACGCCTGTGACCCTATCGTCACTGCGGCGCCTACCCCGCCCGCCCGGGGGGCAAACCGCCGAGCGCGGCCTCGAGCACGTCCTCCACGCGGTCGACCCAGACGAACGCGATCCGCGAGCGGAGCGGCTCGGGAACGTCCTCCGCGTCGCGCTCGTTCTCGCGCGGGGCGATGACCGTCGTGACGCCGTTGCGCTGCGCGGCGAGCGCCTTCTCCTTCAGGCCGCCGATCGGCAGCACCTCGCCGGTCAGCGTGATCTCGCCGGTCATCGCCACCTCGGGGCGCACCTCGCGGCCGGACAGGAGGGAGACGAGCGCCGTCGCGACGGTGATGCCGGCGGACGGTCCGTCCTTCGGCGTCGCGCCCGCCGGGACGTGCACGTGCAGGTCGTGGGTGGCGAACCAGTCGTCCGGCACCTCGGGCGCCACGACGTGCAGGTGGCCGCGCACCCACGTGAGCGCCGCCTCGACCGACTCCTTCATCACGTCGCCGAGCTGGCCGGTGATCGTGACGGCCGGCGACCCGCCCATCCGCGGCATGCCCGCCGCCTCGACGAACAGCACGTCGCCGCCGACGGGCGTCCACGCCAGGCCGGTCGCCACGCCCGGGCTGCGGGTGCGCTTGCGCAGCTGCTGGGAGCTGCCGGCGAACGGTCCCCGGCCCAGCAGCTCCTCGACCCGCGCCTTCGAGATCGTCACGCGCCGGGGTCGCGGCCGCTCCTCCGGCGCGTCGCCGGCGTCGGCCTCGGGGTCCGTGGCCGCGGCCTCCTCGCCCTCGACGATCTCGCGCGCGAGCTTGCGGATCACCCGGCCGATCTCGCGCTCCAGGTTGCGCACGCCCGCCTCGCGCGTGTAGTCGTCGATCAGCGCGCGCAGGGCCGGCGCGCCGAAGCCGACCGCCGAGCGGCGCAGGCCGTGGCGGTCGAGCTGCCGCGGCACGAGGTACCGCTTGGCGATCTCGAGCTTCTCCTGCGCGGTGTAGCCGGCCAGCCGGATGACCTCCATGCGGTCGCGCAGCGGTCCCGGGATCGTGTCGAGCGTGTTCGCCGTCGTGATGAACATGACCCGGGACAGGTCGAACGGCACGTCGAGGTAGTGGTCGCGGAACGTCGCGTTCTGCTCGGGGTCGAGGACCTCGAGCAGCGCCGACTCCGGGCCGCCGCCCGGGCCCATCGACCCGAGCTTGTCGATCTCGTCGACCATCAGCAGCGGGTTGCTGGACCCGGCGTCGCGCAGGGCGCGGATGATCGTGCCGGGCATGGCCCCGATGTACGTGCGGCGGTGGCCGCGGATCTCGGCCTCGTCGCGCACGCCGCCCGCGGAGATGCGCTCGAACTTGCGGCCCATCGCGCGCGCGATCGAGCGGCCGAGCGACGTCTTCCCCACGCCGGGCGGCCCGACGAGGCACAGGATCGATCCCCGCGCGTCCGGCTTGAGCTGGCGGACCGCGAGGAACTCGAGGATCCGGTCCTTGACGTCCTCGAGGCCGTGGTGGTCCTCGTCGAGGACGCGGCGGGCGTGCGCCAGCTGGAGCTGGTCCCGCGTGCGGTCGTTCCACGGCAGCGAGACGATCCACTCCAGGTAGGTGCGGATCACCCCGTGCTCGGCCGAGGACTGCGGCAGCGCCTCGAGCCGGTGCAGCTCGCGGTCGGTCTGCTCGGCGACGGTGTCGGGCAGGTCGAGCGCGTCGAGCTGGTCGCGCAGCTCGGCGAGCTCGGCCTCGAGCGGGTCGCTCTCCCCCAGCTCCTCCTGGATCGCCTTGAGCTGCTGGCGCAGGACGTACTCGCGCTGGCCCTTGTCCAGCTCGGACTGCACCTGCGACTGGATCTCGGTGCCGATCGAGATGACCTCGAGCTCGCGCGCCAGGATGCCCATCAGCCGGCGCAGCCGCGCCTTGACGTCGACCTCCTCCAGCAGCTCCTGCTTCTGGTCCGTCGGGATCCGCAGCGATCCCGCGATGAGGTGGCTGAGCGCGACGGGATCCTCGATGTTGGCGACCGCCAGCTGCAGCTCCTCCGGCAGGTACGGGACGGCCTCGACGATGCGCGAGAACGTCTCCTGCACGCTGCGCTGGAGCGCGGCCAGCTCGGGGCTGGCCGCCGCGTCGCCCTCGACGACGTCCGGCAGGTCCTCCGTCCGGGCGACGAGGTAGGGCTCCTCCTGCGTGAACTCCTGGATCCGCACGCGCTGCGTGCCCTGGACGAGCAGCCGCAGCGTGCCGTCCGGGACCTTCAGCATGCGCACGACCTGCCCGAGGACGCCGGTCCGGTGCACCCCGTCGGGCCCGGGCGTCTCGACCTCGGCGTCGCGCGACGCCGCGAGGACGAGCCGTCGGTCGCCCGCGAGCACGTCCTCGACCAGGCGCACGGAGCGCTCCTGGCCGACCGCGAGCGGGATCATCGTGTCGGGCACCGGCACGACGTCGCGCAGCGGCAGGACCGGCAGCGGCCCGCGCTCGGCGGGCTCGCCCGTGCCGCCCACGGCGACGTCCTGCGGGCCGGACTCGTCGGCGACGATGTCGATCACGCGGCGTCCCCGTCCGTGGGGGCGGCGACGTCGATGGGGACCGTGCGGCGCCCCTGCTCCGGCTCGCGCAGGGGCAGCTCGACGCGCAGGATGCCGTCGCGATACGTCGCGCGCGCCGCGTCGGCGACGACGTCGGCCCCGAGCTGGACGACGCGCCGGAACGGCCCCGTCCCGATCTCGACCTGCTGGTACGTCCGGCCCTCGGACTCGCCGGCCGGCCGGTCGCCCGCGATCACGAGCTCGCGGCCGCGGATCTCCAGCCCCACGCGGCGCACGTCGACCCCGGCCAGGTCGGCGTGCACGACGGCGCACGCGCCGTCCGCGCCCTCCGGCGTCTCGTAGAAGACGTCGACGGCCGGCTCGAAGCCGGAGCGCCGCAGGCGGCCGCCCAGGCCGCGGTCGAGCACGCCGCCGAACAGCTCGTCCATCTCGCGGCGCATCCGCTCGAAGTTGGCGAACAGGTCGCCCTCGCGTGCACGCATGGCTCGAATCTACCCCGCGCGTGCCGGGAGGACACGGCGGGAGGACGTTCGCGCGGGTCGGGAGGGGGCGCCGCGCGGCGCCCGACGCTCACAGCTCGAAGACGTCCTCGGCCGCGCCGAGCTGGACGGGGACGTCCCCCGCCGCCTCGACGGCGTGCTGCAGCGCGACCTCGCGGTCCTCCTCGTCCGAGATGTGGACGAGGACGGCGCGGCCGACGCCGGCGCGGCGGGCGTGGTCGGCGGCCTCGGCGGCCGTCAGGTGTCCGCGCGGGCCCGCGCGCTCCGGCCGCGGCAGCGTGGCCTCGGCGAAGAACAGGTCGGCGCCGCGGGCGAAGTCGACGAGGTCGTCGTTCGGCGCGCAGTCCGAGCCGTAGACGAAGCGGCCCCCGGTGACGGTCGAGCGGATCTCGATCGCGTAGGCGGGCACGAAGTGCGGGACCGCCCGAAAGCGCAGCTCGAGCGGTCCGAGGGTCAGGGTGGCGTCGGGGTCGTACTCGCTCGACGCGAAGGCGCGCTCCGTCAGGTCGGGCATCCCCCACGCGGTCATGACCGTGCGCATGACCTTCTCGCCGCCGGGTGGCAGGTGCAGCTGGGGCCGGGCGGGCGTGTCGGTGCCCGGCCACGGCGGCACCGGGACGGGCTGCTGGCGGGGCGCGAAGACGAGCGCGTAGCTGAACGGGACCAGGTCGAGCGTGTGGTCCGCGTGGCAGTGCGAGATGACGCAGGCGTCGAGGTCGGCGTAGTCCAGGTGCTTGCGCAGCTTGCCGAAGACGCCGTTGCCGCAGTCCACGAGCAGGCGGAAGTCGCCCTCCTCGACGAGGTAGCCGCTGCAGGCGCCGTCGACGTCCTGCCACGCCGGCGACTTGCCCAGGATCCTCACCCGCACATGGCCCCCCTCCCCACGATCGGCACAGTCTAGGGCCGGGCGTGGCGGCGCGCACCGCGCGTGGCGCGCGGGCACCGTCCGCGCGCCGGCGGTGCGGCGCGCTGCGCGGCTCGCGGCCGACGCCCGGTCATACTGGCGGCGTGTGGGCGCGCGCCTCAGCCATCGTCGGGCGGCTCCCCGAGCGGGCCGCGGGCGGCGAGCTGCTCGACGCGCTCGCGGCCGGCCGCGGCGGCTGCCTCGTGCTCGAGGGCCCGGCGGGCGTGGGCAAGACCCGGCTGCTCGACGCGCTCTGCGCCGACGCCGAGGCCCGCGGCCTGCGGGTGACGCGCGCGACCGCCCACGAGCGGGACGGCGCGCTGTCCCTCGCCGGCCGGATCGCGCCCGCGCTCGGCTGGCCGCTGGCGTCCGCGGGCGCCGGCACCCCGGCGCTCCTGGCCGGCCCGCCGGCGGATCTGGCCGACCGGCCCCCGACCGTGGTGGCCGTCGACGACGCGCATTGGGCGGACGACGCGTCGCTCCGGACGCTCGCACCGCTCGCCGAGGCCACCGGTCGGCACGCGATCGCCCTCGTGCTCACCGCACGGCCGCACGCCGCCGACGACCCCGCGGGCGACGCGCTCGCAGACCTGCTGCAGGCCGCGCGACCGGTCCGGCGGCTGACGGTCGGCGGCCTCGACGAAGCAGACGTGGCGCAGGTCGTGCGGGCCGCGCTCCCGGGCCCCGTCCCCGACGAGCTCGCGCGCCGCTGCCACCACGCCACGGCCGGGAACCCCCTGCTCCTCGGGCTGCTCCTCGCCGAGCTCGCCCGCGGGGGCCGGCCCGACCCGGACACGATCGCGGTGCCGGACGTGGCGCGCTTCGTCGGCCGCGAGCTGCGCCGCCTGACGGCGGGCGCCCGAGCGGTCGCGCTCGCGCTCGCCGTGCTCGGGCCCTGCCCGGCACCGGGCGTGCTCCGCGCCGTCGCCGGCCCGGCCGCCGCGCCGCTCGACGCGGCCGTCGCCGCGCTCGCCGCGTCCGGGCTGGTGGCCGTCGATCCCGGACCGCGATTCGTGCATCCGCTCGTGGAGCGCGCCGTCCTCGACGCCGTCCCGGCGGCCGCCCGCGCCGCGGCACACGGGGCCGCCGCCGAGGCGTTGGCGCGCCGCGGGGCCCCCGCCGACGTGGTCGCCGCCCACCGGCTGCGCACGGTCCCCGCCGGGCGTGCCGACGTCGTCACCGCGCTGCGGGCCGGCGCCGCTCGCGCGCTGGCCGCCGGCGAGGCCAGCGCCGCCGAGGCGCTGCTGCTCCGCGCGCTCGACGAGCCGCCGACCGCCGACGACCGGCCGGGGATCCTGCACGAGCTGGCGGTCGCGGGCGTCCAGGCGGGCGGCGAGGGCGGCCTCGACCGGTTCGCGGTGGCGGCCGACGCCCAGCCCGACGCGGCGAGCCGCGCACGGGTCGGGCTGGACCACGCGTCGGCGCTCATCGAGCTGGGCCGCCCGGTCGAGGCGCTGGGGCTGCTCGACGCGGTCCTCGCCGCGGGCGACGCGCTCCCGACGGCGGTCGGCCGGCGCGTCCACGCGCGGCGGGCGCTCGTGGCGGTCGACCTGCGCCTGGCGGAGCGGGTGGTGCCGTCGGTGCTGCAGGCGGCGCAGGGCGTGCGGGTGTCGGACGACGCCTCGCGCGAGCTGTTGGCGGTCCGCGCGTACTTCGAGGTGCTCGGCGGACGCCCCGACGTCGCGGTGGCGACCGCCGCGTCGGCGTTCGCTCCGGCCGAGGCGACCACGGAGATGCCGGGCCTGCTCATGGGGCTCGGGGTCCTCACGCTGGCGGCCGGCGAGCGCTTCGCCGCCGCCGACCGCGTCGTGGAGCACCACGCGGCGATCGCCCGGCTGCGGGGCGACCGCTCCCGCCGCGCCACGGCCGCGGCGGCACGCGGGCTGCTCGAGCTCCGGCGCGGGGCCCTGCTGCCCGCCGAGGCGGCCCTGCGCGTCGCGGTGGAGCAGACGCCGCGGGCGAACCGCCTGGGCCGGGCGCTGGCGGCGGCGTTCCTCGTGCGCGCGCTCACCCTCCGCGGCCGTCACGAGGACGCAGCGGCGGTCCTGCACGACCACCGCGACCTGGCGGACGGCTCCAGCGCGGGGCACGGCCTGGCGCTCGCGGCGGCGGGGCTCGCGCTGGCGACCGGCGACGCCGCGGGCGGGATCGCGCAGATGGAGGCCGTCCGCCGGGCCGGGCTGCGCGCGTCGCCGGTGGTCTCGAGCGACCGCGAGCTGGCGCTCGCCTACGCGGCGGCCGGGCGGCACGCCGAGGCCCACGAGGCCGCGGCTCGCCTGCGCGCCGAGGCCGACCTGCTGCCGGCCGCGCGGGGCGGCCGGGGCGACGCGCTCGCCGTCGCGGCCGTCGTCGGCGACGCGGCGGCCCGCGAGGAGCGCCTGCGGGCCGCGCTCGAGCTGCTGCGGGAAAGCGCGCTGCATCTCGAGCTCGCCACCGCGGCCGGGCGCCTGGGCGGCCATCTCCGGCGCCAGGGCCGACGGGTCGACGCGCGCGTCCTCCTCGGCGAGGCGCTCACGCTCGCCGAGGCGTGCGGGGCCGCTCCCCTGTGCGCCGACCTCGAGGCCGAGCTGGCCGCGACGGGCGTCGCCCGCACGCCCGGGGCGCCGGGGGCGCCGACGCTCACGCCCAGCGAGCGGCGCATCGCGGCCCTCGCAGCGCGCGGGCGCAGCAACGTCGAGATCGCCGGCGAGCTGTTCCTCTCCCGCAAGACCGTCGAGATGCACCTGACCGCCGTCTACCGCAAGCTCGGGATCGGCTCGCGCCACGAGCTCGCGGCCGCGCTGGGCGACGCCGACCCCGCCCTCAGCGCGCCCGGATCGTGAAGCGCCCCTCCATGGTCGTCCGGGCGTGCCGCCCGCGGTCGATCGTCACGCGCACGCGGTAGGCGCCCGGACGCGCCGTCGCGCCCGCCGGCAAGGGCACCCGCCGCGCGCCGCCGCGGATCGTCCGCGCGACCCGGGCGAGCGCCCGTCCGTCCCGGGTCACGACGACGCGGACGCGGCGCGCCTTCCGGTCGGCCGGGACCGTGACGAAGCACGCCACGGGGTAGCGGCCGGCGCCGCGCCGCGGGCGGCAGCGGTAGACGCCCGAAGCGCCGCGGGGCCCCCGCAGGCCGACGGGGCCCGCCGGGCCGCGCGGGCCGGTGGCTCCCGCGGGGCCGGGCGCACCGACCGGACCGGGCGATCCGGCCGGTCCCGGGATCCCCGGATCGCCGGCCGGCCCGCGCATCCCGACCGCGCCCGGACGGCCGTCCGCCCCGTCCGATCCGGCCGGCCCCGCGGGACCCGCGGGACCCGGCGACCCCGGAGCGCCGTCGCCGGGCGCCGGCAGGCCGGTCCCCGAGAGCGCGATGGCGTCCGCGTCGGTGTTGTCGTCGAGCGCGATCGCCGCGGTCCGCTCGCCCAGCGCGGTCGGGCGGAACCGCACGGCGACGGTGCACGTCGCCCCGGCGGGCACCGCCCGTCCGCGGCAGTCGTCGTCGACGAGCGAGAAGTCGTCGGCGTCCGCCCCCACGACCGTGGCGCCGTCGACGCGCAGCGGGACCGCGCCGGTGTTGCGGACCGGGACGTGGACCGTGGCGCTCCGACGTCCGACGGTCTGGTCGCCGAGCTCCTGCCGCACGGCCGTCCGCGTGGTCGCGGGCACGAAGAGCTCGGTGGACGCGTCCATGCCGACGGCGCGGACCTGCGCGTCCGGTCCCGGGAGGAGCCGCAGCCAGCGGCGCCCCGACGCCAGCGGTCCGGCGGTCGTCCACGTGCCGCGCTCGGGGTCGTAGATCTCGCTGGTGCTCGTCCCCGCCGTCCCGTCCGAGCCGCCCGTCACGAGCACGCGGCCGTCGGCGAGCAGCGCGATCCCCGCGTTCGCGCGGGGCACCGTCAGGTCGCTCGTCCGGTACCAGAACGAGTCCGCCGGGTCGTAGATCTCGGCGGCAGCGGAGGGTCCGTCGGCGGCACGGCCCCCCACGACGAGGACACGCCCGTCGCGCAGGGCCACGGCCGACGCACCCCACCGGGCGGTGGGCATGGCGCCCGCGGGCCGCCACGCGGCGCTCCGGGGATCCCAGCGCTCGGCGCTGGCGAGGAGCTGGTGGCTGTCGTACCCGCCGACGAGCAGCGCCGAGCCGTCGGGCAGGACGGTCATCGTGGCCCGGCGGCGCCCCGTCGCCAGGTCGCCGGCGGACGTCCACGAGCCCCGGGCGCCGTCGACGGGGTCGTACACGTGCGTGCCGCGGGGGTAGTACTCCGCGGTGCCCTGGTGGATCCCCGCCGCGACGAGGACGCGGCCGTCCGGCAGCGCCGCGGCGTTGCCGTAATCGGCCGCGTCGAGCACGTCGCCCGCCGGGGTCCACTCGCCGCTGCTGGCCGAGAAGACCAGGGTGCCGAGGGCCGTGACGCCGTCCTCGTGCCCGCCGACGACGAGCACGCGCCCGCCCGGGAGCGGCGCGGACGCCGCCCCCAGCCGCGGGCCCGGCAGCGGCGACGTGGCGACCCACTCGTCCGCCGCGGCGTCGTAGCGCTCGACCGACGTCGTGAGGCCGCTTCCCACGGGGCTGCTTCCGTCCTCGACGACGCCGCCCGCGACGAGCACGTCGCCGCCCCCGAGCGGCTCGACGATCGCCGCCTCGCGGGCCAGCGACATCGCGGCGCCCGCCGACCAGCGGTCCCCGCCGGCGGTCGCGCTCCCGGTGGCGAGGAGCGAGACGGCGGCGGCGAGCGCCAGCACGCGCGCGGCCCGGCGGCGGACGCGTGGTGGCCCGGCGGATGGACGGGCGGGAGCGGGCGCGGGACGCGTCGGTGGCAGCACCGGGCGACCCTACGGCGGGCCGTCCGCGCGCCGCTACGGGGAGCACCCTGGGGTGGGCCGGGGCGGCCGTTGGCGCGGTCGCCCCCGGACGACGACGGGGCGCCCGCTGGGCGCCCCGTGGCGGTCCGCCGCGTCGTCCGCGGCGGCACATGGCCCGGCACGCCTGGGCGTGCCGGGGCGGTGGATCAGGCCTTCGCCAGGACCGCGTCGTCGGTGTAGGTGCCGCCGCGCTCGGCGAGCTCGACGAGCGACGCCGGGGGCGTGAACCGCTCGCCGTACTTCTCGGCCAGCTCGCGGGCGCGGGCGACGAAGCCGGCGGGACCGGTCGTCTCGTCCGCCGGCTTGTCGGGGCCGCCGCCCTGGTAGCCGTTGATGTACTGCAGCACGCCGCCCGTCCAGGCCGGGAAGCCGATGCCCATGATCGAGCCGATGTTGGCGTCCGAGACCGTCTCGAGGACGCCCTCGTCCAGGCACTTCACCGTCTCGATGGCCTCGACGAAGAGCATGCGCTCCTTCAGGTCCTCGAACGGGATGCTGGTGTTGTCGCCGCCGAACGCGTCCTTCAGGCCCGGCCACAGGCCGGTCCGCTTGCCGGACTCGTCGTACTCGTAGAAGCCGGCGCCGGCGGCGCGGGACGGGCGCTTCAGCTCGTCGACCATGCGGTCGATGACCGTGAACGCCGGCGCGTCCGGGAACGTGCCGCCCTCGGCCTCGACGGCCGCCTTCGACGCGTTGCGGATCTTCTGCATCAGCGTCATGGTCAGCTCGTCCGTGAGCTGCAGGACCGGTGCGGGGTAGCCGGCCTGCGCCGACG
This genomic window contains:
- a CDS encoding Hsp20 family protein; protein product: MRAREGDLFANFERMRREMDELFGGVLDRGLGGRLRRSGFEPAVDVFYETPEGADGACAVVHADLAGVDVRRVGLEIRGRELVIAGDRPAGESEGRTYQQVEIGTGPFRRVVQLGADVVADAARATYRDGILRVELPLREPEQGRRTVPIDVAAPTDGDAA
- a CDS encoding LuxR family transcriptional regulator; translation: MWARASAIVGRLPERAAGGELLDALAAGRGGCLVLEGPAGVGKTRLLDALCADAEARGLRVTRATAHERDGALSLAGRIAPALGWPLASAGAGTPALLAGPPADLADRPPTVVAVDDAHWADDASLRTLAPLAEATGRHAIALVLTARPHAADDPAGDALADLLQAARPVRRLTVGGLDEADVAQVVRAALPGPVPDELARRCHHATAGNPLLLGLLLAELARGGRPDPDTIAVPDVARFVGRELRRLTAGARAVALALAVLGPCPAPGVLRAVAGPAAAPLDAAVAALAASGLVAVDPGPRFVHPLVERAVLDAVPAAARAAAHGAAAEALARRGAPADVVAAHRLRTVPAGRADVVTALRAGAARALAAGEASAAEALLLRALDEPPTADDRPGILHELAVAGVQAGGEGGLDRFAVAADAQPDAASRARVGLDHASALIELGRPVEALGLLDAVLAAGDALPTAVGRRVHARRALVAVDLRLAERVVPSVLQAAQGVRVSDDASRELLAVRAYFEVLGGRPDVAVATAASAFAPAEATTEMPGLLMGLGVLTLAAGERFAAADRVVEHHAAIARLRGDRSRRATAAAARGLLELRRGALLPAEAALRVAVEQTPRANRLGRALAAAFLVRALTLRGRHEDAAAVLHDHRDLADGSSAGHGLALAAAGLALATGDAAGGIAQMEAVRRAGLRASPVVSSDRELALAYAAAGRHAEAHEAAARLRAEADLLPAARGGRGDALAVAAVVGDAAAREERLRAALELLRESALHLELATAAGRLGGHLRRQGRRVDARVLLGEALTLAEACGAAPLCADLEAELAATGVARTPGAPGAPTLTPSERRIAALAARGRSNVEIAGELFLSRKTVEMHLTAVYRKLGIGSRHELAAALGDADPALSAPGS
- the lon gene encoding endopeptidase La, whose amino-acid sequence is MIDIVADESGPQDVAVGGTGEPAERGPLPVLPLRDVVPVPDTMIPLAVGQERSVRLVEDVLAGDRRLVLAASRDAEVETPGPDGVHRTGVLGQVVRMLKVPDGTLRLLVQGTQRVRIQEFTQEEPYLVARTEDLPDVVEGDAAASPELAALQRSVQETFSRIVEAVPYLPEELQLAVANIEDPVALSHLIAGSLRIPTDQKQELLEEVDVKARLRRLMGILARELEVISIGTEIQSQVQSELDKGQREYVLRQQLKAIQEELGESDPLEAELAELRDQLDALDLPDTVAEQTDRELHRLEALPQSSAEHGVIRTYLEWIVSLPWNDRTRDQLQLAHARRVLDEDHHGLEDVKDRILEFLAVRQLKPDARGSILCLVGPPGVGKTSLGRSIARAMGRKFERISAGGVRDEAEIRGHRRTYIGAMPGTIIRALRDAGSSNPLLMVDEIDKLGSMGPGGGPESALLEVLDPEQNATFRDHYLDVPFDLSRVMFITTANTLDTIPGPLRDRMEVIRLAGYTAQEKLEIAKRYLVPRQLDRHGLRRSAVGFGAPALRALIDDYTREAGVRNLEREIGRVIRKLAREIVEGEEAAATDPEADAGDAPEERPRPRRVTISKARVEELLGRGPFAGSSQQLRKRTRSPGVATGLAWTPVGGDVLFVEAAGMPRMGGSPAVTITGQLGDVMKESVEAALTWVRGHLHVVAPEVPDDWFATHDLHVHVPAGATPKDGPSAGITVATALVSLLSGREVRPEVAMTGEITLTGEVLPIGGLKEKALAAQRNGVTTVIAPRENERDAEDVPEPLRSRIAFVWVDRVEDVLEAALGGLPPGRAG
- a CDS encoding kelch repeat-containing protein yields the protein MLPPTRPAPAPARPSAGPPRVRRRAARVLALAAAVSLLATGSATAGGDRWSAGAAMSLAREAAIVEPLGGGDVLVAGGVVEDGSSPVGSGLTTSVERYDAAADEWVATSPLPGPRLGAASAPLPGGRVLVVGGHEDGVTALGTLVFSASSGEWTPAGDVLDAADYGNAAALPDGRVLVAAGIHQGTAEYYPRGTHVYDPVDGARGSWTSAGDLATGRRRATMTVLPDGSALLVGGYDSHQLLASAERWDPRSAAWRPAGAMPTARWGASAVALRDGRVLVVGGRAADGPSAAAEIYDPADSFWYRTSDLTVPRANAGIALLADGRVLVTGGSDGTAGTSTSEIYDPERGTWTTAGPLASGRRWLRLLPGPDAQVRAVGMDASTELFVPATTRTAVRQELGDQTVGRRSATVHVPVRNTGAVPLRVDGATVVGADADDFSLVDDDCRGRAVPAGATCTVAVRFRPTALGERTAAIALDDNTDADAIALSGTGLPAPGDGAPGSPGPAGPAGPAGSDGADGRPGAVGMRGPAGDPGIPGPAGSPGPVGAPGPAGATGPRGPAGPVGLRGPRGASGVYRCRPRRGAGRYPVACFVTVPADRKARRVRVVVTRDGRALARVARTIRGGARRVPLPAGATARPGAYRVRVTIDRGRHARTTMEGRFTIRAR
- a CDS encoding TetR/AcrR family transcriptional regulator, producing the protein MATEGTKRQLATDKALRIVDAMRTSVARRGVAGSTFDHVAREAGVSRGLLHYYFGSKERLLVEVAKRDSEVRFAAMAAQLEKARTADELVGQWVRSLQATVKHEPEFVTMLLELYTLAQRTPEIADELASVMQGMTDAIAARSKQLQAEGVLELVADPETVADVMLGFGYGMALRLLADPSRDMDAAIEVAATAARGLYRDL
- a CDS encoding MBL fold metallo-hydrolase is translated as MRVRILGKSPAWQDVDGACSGYLVEEGDFRLLVDCGNGVFGKLRKHLDYADLDACVISHCHADHTLDLVPFSYALVFAPRQQPVPVPPWPGTDTPARPQLHLPPGGEKVMRTVMTAWGMPDLTERAFASSEYDPDATLTLGPLELRFRAVPHFVPAYAIEIRSTVTGGRFVYGSDCAPNDDLVDFARGADLFFAEATLPRPERAGPRGHLTAAEAADHARRAGVGRAVLVHISDEEDREVALQHAVEAAGDVPVQLGAAEDVFEL
- a CDS encoding class I SAM-dependent methyltransferase → MSTVDHPRFSAVWSWLMRREPAALAHGRRLLLDGARGRVLEVGAGTGANFAHYGAGVTEVVAVEPEPSLRAQAAAAAGRAAAGAGPRITVADGTFDALPPVARGPFDVVVCSLVLCTVPDLDSALRTAHAALRPGGELRYYEHVAADGPLGALQRAVDATFWPRAFGGCHTHRDTVGAIERAGFARVRHRDVRAVPAWVPLPVAPMALGVARRPDAAQRSR